TATATCCAGTTCCTTCCTTATACCGAACGATACTGAAAaggtgcttttatatatatttctttttattttaatttcttcgtTTAAAACTAAACATATTTGCTGAAGCAGCTCTTACCGAAACTAACATTTAATCGCTATGAACGATACCACTGCAAAAGACTTGAATAACATGAGTAAAAAATTCCTCTCAAAGTTGCGTAGAATTAAACAGATTGAAATGATTACCTTTATTAAGTCAAATCTTGGAATAATCTCATTCACGTTCCAGGAAGGAATGCCCTTCGACTTCGAGTACGCCGTAAAGGACCACTACAAGGGCGTCGACTTCGACCACAACTCCAACTCAGACGGCAAGGTCGTCAATGGTCAGTACCGAGTCGTCCTCCCCGACGGTCGCACTCAGATCGTCTCTTACACCGCCGACCACTACAACGGATACCAGGCTGAGGTCACTTACGAGGGCGAGGCACAGTACCCAGAACCCCAGCCCTACAAGCCAGCTCCTTCGTACAATGCCCCAGCTCCTTCATACTCCGCTCCAGCTCCTTCCTACTCAGCTCCAGCTCCCACTTACGAGCAACCCAAACCTCTGTACGGAGCTCCACAACACTGAAGGACTTGATAATCCATTACCAACACCGAGACTATTTATGAGTGActttagaaaaattatttaaatatatattttaatatagaatGGAAATTTCATTTGGCATTCCCTATTGTTAATGCTGTTCTGGTATCTGGCAAAGGCTAAGCTTAAGTGAAAACGAACCTAAATAATACTCATATAACGACGGACGTAGATTGCATAACTACGTAATGTCAAAAACTACTTCTCTGGCACGTGCGCCTATCCAAAGTGTATAGTACATATGATCTTAGAaggacctatactctgtttttttccatctgtccatccgcctgtggtgtttgcgtatggtaacactgcgccccgggctttagatagttacattcagcttacagtcaacaataataataatatcctacttcgaatattaacggtgtacttcgcatagagtaaattattaaaacacttttcagttgcaaatgtaaacccagatatccttttatttacctaaaacttacacatagcataactatttaaagcccgggacgcagtgttaccatacaaaaacactacaggcggatggacagatggaaagaacagagtataggtattcAGAAGTTTTTTCAATTATGAGTACTTTATACTTGGATCAGCAcgattaaaattcaaatatagaaGCAGCGACCgggtgcaaataaagaaaataatgtgaCGTGAATTAACATACAGTATACACACCTCAGGACACAAGGTATTCAGTTTGAATGACAATTTTAGCCACCATGaaatttaaggatttttttttattcaacgccCTTTTAcacatagaaaaaaataagaaaggtttATACAGGGAAAGTATTAATGATCTGGGGGGTGAATACAACACAACAGTcgaccaaaaaacaaacaaaaggactAACGCGGGAAAATCAAATATCTAAGCCCAAAATAAATTTGCTTCGGTACAACAAATCTAATGTACATTTTCCCATTTACACGACTTGGACGGGACACTCCACAAATATGACCTCAAGACGAGTAATGCTTAAATTTGCCTTTTCATCCGTTGTACATACCTATACCCAATCATTACCCAGTTTATATCTGCTTATAATTTACGAAATTACATGATTTTTCATTGTACACTTTTTATTCAgcattttcctgaatattttctaAAGTTAATTCACTTGGAGAAAGACTTAAGTCTTTGAGTTTCTAGCGTTTATTAGTCTATGTACAAATGCAGAGCTGGTGTGTATTCAGTAAACAGAAGCAAGCACAGCACAAAAGAACTGTTGGCTACACATTTCGCAATACGTGGATctatctactttatatatatatatatatatatctatatatatatatatatatatatatatatatatatataatatatatatatatatatatatatatgatatatatatatgtgtgtgtgtgtgtgtgtatgtgtgtgtgatgtgtgtgtgtgtgtaacgtatGTATACGTGGcgtgttttttaatatatatatatatatatatatatatatatatatatattatatatatatatatatatgcacatatcaaGAAAAGTTTTGAATGAGTCTTGATTATATTATTGGAACGTAAAGAAAATCACGGATACTTTTTTGGGGACAGAGGAGTTATAAACTTCCTCTCAGGACGGGCAATACAGATTAAGCTAACTTTTACAAAGcctgaataaaggaataaaaaaaagtaacagtgATTCAATGgcaaagttagaaaaaaaaaaatttaaataactgaTAAAAGCAAAAATACCAGTAGTCGTAATGACAGtagctgtattttattattattattattattattattattattattattattattattattattattagtattattattactgaaaaagaaacccgcaaaattactgtgtataacttgtttactgataaataaaatgtaaacatttataagtaaacacgttatacacagtaattttgtgggtttcttttccagtcttcaaaagaaaactgaaagaagtttttgtttggttcattattattattattataatttacattttaattttttaaagaattccatgtacacaccagttcttgcacacacacacacacacatacacagagctTAAAGTCTGTATCAAGGTCGaaactaatttctcttttttAGCTGtagtatcattaataataataataataataatataataataataataataataataataataaaaatttacattttattttttaagaattacATGTACACACCGATGCTTGcatgagattgagagagagagagacgagagcgagagagagaagagaagagagagagagagagagcttaaagtCTGTATCACCAGATCGAATATCACATAGATGAGAAGCTAATTTCTCTTTTCCAGCAAATAAGTTAACTTCTTCTCGAAAACTGTTAAATAATGAGGACCACACCTGAAGGAATCTTAGGGGCTAAGgacaaataaaatcttaaaattagGGAAAAACTGACAGTAGTCGATACAGTTTTAGAAGCCAAAATAAATgtgtaaaataaaagtgaaaatcgcgaacgaagagagaaataaaagaaaaacgaacAGAAAACATTCAAGTATCAGATTGAAGACTGGGTGGCGCTGACATCTTGTCACTCTCGTTCAACGCAATAAGAAAAGCAAACAGGTCAAAGTATGTTCTCTCCCTAAACCCCAACCCAACATACCCCACTCCCAAATacagctccccccccccacccccaccccaccaaccaCCCTCCCACTTCCAGACACTTGAACAGAGTAGGGAAGACCTTCGCTTCAATAGGGTCAATGAATAACTTTGTGCACGACACAGACCATTACCGGCCTGACCTTCCCCTGtgattaatatctctctctctctctctctcatctctctctctctctctctctctctctctgacaaaacgTAGGTGCTTGTTGTTCGACCTGAAATTACTGTGTAGCTTTGTGGAACTTTTCTCGATACTCAAACACTTACAGGTTTCAGAAAGAATTTGACATCATTTCTCACCGACCAAAAACGCTTACTGACAGTTGGACTATAtcaaattcacatcaaccgtgcatccgatgtctaggccagtcccttgcgacgctcctgattggctgttgataagccaatcagagggctggaaactcacagtctctcgagagagttcacataggcaggatgtatattccacctctcccgagggatacgtgtttcaggagaggtggaacatatacatcctgcctttgtaaactcccgagagagactgagagtttccagccctgtgaatggcttatcaacagccaatcaggagcgtcgtaagggtctggcctagacgtcaaatgcacggttgatgtgaatctactatagaacttAATTGCTCCCTTATACTGACGGAGATTCTAAAATCAACTACTCCAGTGGCTTTTGCTTGGAGTGAATTGTAAACAGCGACATTAGTGACAATTTCAGAATGCCTACTGTCATATTCAGGTCGCGTTGGTGGTTTTAATGCCAAAGCTCCATCTTCCAAAAAGTCAAAGTCAATCAAGGTCAAAGGCTTCTGAAGAAAAGGAATGAtgattatatagaaaaatattgaattgaaatgaatacagaatttaggccaaaggtcaagcactgggacctatgaggtcattcagcgcagaaacggatattgacagtaaaaggtctaaaaggtgttagagagggtggaaagtaaaatgaagaaagtgaatatgaaagaaggtacagtaaaaggaaggaaaggggttgcagctaggggccggagtcccactgcaaagaacattaatgcctgcagtgcaccgcataaggttcACTGTCGGCACTAAACCCCTATGGAGTAGAAAAATAGTGTatatagtgtattattattagtactgggagagtaaatccacaatagtatgcaTGTGGATTaactttcacattttattgactcgtgtgattataagttttctttgaagtattattattattattattattattattgttgttgttgttgttgttgttgctgggaaTAATAACACACTGGCATATACCTCGACCCGAACTGATGCGAAAATTTGTTGAGCTTAATTTTGTGCCAAGAGTTAAACACTTcgatgtttccaaacaatgtcCCGTAAAGTCTGATAGTGCGAGTACCAATAAATGCTATTttgaattacattaaaaaataaaagtctcaAACCAGGTGCAAATCAGATATATTATTCCCCCGTTTTGCTGTCAGAATATAATAAGGCATAATAAGAAGAAGCTATATCATGAATAATTCTGATAACTTTCATAAATGTTCGCGTTTTAGTTTGCTATATAATTCTGAAGTCCGATGTGGCACCTTCATGAATTATAATATCCTGAGCAGGGAAGGAAAGGTCTAGAtagagaacaataataatagGCTGTTTAAGTAACCGTGGCATCCGAGGTCAACCGCTAATGGGTTGGTATAAGCAGAGCACCAGAGAGAGCAGTAAGTACCGTAAACACCTCCATAAGTTCACGAAGGTAATTATTCTGAATAGCCTCCATATCTTTCCCTGCAAGAGCTGTACCCAAATACGTTACTGGTGCGTAGAATATCTTAATAAGTGCTCTGTTTGTTTATCATTTAATCGTGGTGGTCTTTTCACTAATACTAATCGTCAGTTCAGGAAGTTAGACattataattatgttatataaaaacacgaatatatatatatatatagataataataaatctatatatatatattatatatatatatttattatattaatatatatatatatatatatataattaaatatatataataatattatataaattatatatatatatacaagcacactagcacaaacatatatataatatatatatatatatataattatatatatatatatatatatatatatatatatatatacactcacactagcaaacatatatatatatatatatatatatatatatatatatatatatatatatatatatatatatatatatatatatatctgtctgtgtgtgtgtgtgtgtgtgtgtgtgtatgtgtgtatatatatatatatacattcattcatgTGAGAAAGTACATGTATGTGTTCATATAAATTTAAACATGAGCAAAGAGGAAAAGGGGCTAAAAAATAACGCTATTCAGTAGGACGTACTGATTCCTAGGATCGTCCatagaaattgaaaaaaacaaaaacaaaacaattaaaataaaaaaaacgtgacAGGCACTTCTACTTCTACATATACACGTGACCCTGCTGTGTTTGGTGTCCGTGGCTTTGGCCCGCCCTTACAAGCCTACCCCCTCTGGATATGGACATACCCCCAACCAACCCCAGCATAGTCTCCCACCTCAACCAGGCTATGAAGCCCCTCAACTAAATTATTCAACCAACCAACGAGAAACATAAGATGTAGTGGAATTTTCTTTGACTGAAAACATaacattcttcattaaaagtttttttactttttttactttttaaaaataatgaagttaaAGTAATTATAGTGACATTTGCATTTCTATAGTATGTAGAAATCATTCTTGGAAATTCAACAGTTTAGAACGAAGGACTTATGCAATTACGTCTAATATGATTTCTATAAAGAAAACTgctaaaatataaggaaaaatttagcataaataaaatgttgattttgaaaaaaaaaaaaaaaattatataattatacatacacacacacaaacacacacatatatatatgatataatatatatatatatatatatatatatatatatatatattatatataataaataaaaatattgattctgaaattatatatttatatcatacacacacacacacacacacacacacacacacacatatatatatatatatatatatatatatatatatatatatatatatatatatatatataatatacagagaaaAAAGCAAACAAAGACTCAGTGTTTTAATTGTATACTAAGCACTGATGTACATCAGCACTAATATAATGAGTCTTCTGTTCAATTTAAGTTTGATGACGTCaatttcaaatttaaagtttCTTTAAAATCCTAAACCGTTGGACTATGGAGGTTGAAgagttcaagcgaaaatgtatTTCTACCCAAATGCTATTGGccttgcattttcatacatttttatatatttattaattattttttcttttaaataagtgagatcttttccttctatatttccctttaccttctcttacttcctaataaacaccatattctttgaaaggttggatttcaagtcaatggcccccgtgagtttgttccatatgaataggttcaccttctgaataataataatgataagcatAACAATGATATAATTAGACTCTTTTGATGTCCAAAGCTTactctagttttctgtaaaagaaaactattgagaaagctttttgtctgtccgtccgctctcaTATCTTAAATTGATcttcaaccctccaatcatcaaacataccaaattgcaaccctctggcctcagcagtttcttattttatttacggtaAAGGTTAGCCATGTTCGTGCGTCTGCCAcggggctgtggctgaaagtttcatgggacgtggctgagagcttcatacagcattatgcgctgtacagaaaactcgattgcgccgacgacacttcgatgcattttttttacttgtttgttgcgTTCACGATTCACTCCATTCATGGCTTTCTTCCTCATCTCTATTAACACTAGAGCTAAAGGGTTACCCATTGTCATGCCAAAATTTTGAGGGGCAGAATACCCCAATGATTTGAAATTTCCATTCCTCTGtaaatcatttgaacaatattagggTATTCTTGAAACAAggtgtacccagccatctcttcTCCAATATACTCTACGGAAATTCCAGCAGATCGCCACTAGGTACCTTTGTGAATGATGATACCACGTCGACACTCACCTGCCTGGATTCGCTCTTAATCTGtgcattatttagtttatttatcaagtcaGCATTATTCCTCATATTCGCATCAGAGACGGTACCGACCAATAGGCTAAAAACTAACTGAACTAATAATTGGCCTAGCTGGAAGACTGGTTTTGTGAGTTTTTATTGTTCCATACATATTCGGTAGTGATGGAGAGGTCACACGCAACCTTTTTTATCCGGCTTTCATTTCCATTTAATAGCTCTTTAACTTTTCCATTTAAAAATAATGTTCACTTGTCTATAAAAGTTTTATTAGTTCCTTGAGTATAATTTTATCACACAAGACTACTTCTTCTATATACTTCCTTATGTAAAATTACCAGCGAaccatatttgtatattttcatcaatttttaAAACTCGTTGATGACAACCATGAATCTTCTAGGAACATTTGGGGTGACTggctatttcatattttcataaacatttcccACTATACTTTTCCAAATTGTACCATccattagtaattatatatatatatatatatatatatatatatatatatatatatatatatataatgtatatatatatatagatatatatatatatatagtatatatatatatatatatatatatatatatatatatatccttaatataACTTTACCAAGGATTTTGTtaataaaaagggaaaacaatctctatatgcaaaaaaatacataagtaaCTACAACAGGAGAATTGCTCTGCAAAAAACCTGACTTAGAAGAATATGACTCAGAAGATGGTAATTTTCTCCGAGATTTCTAAGGCATTAAACAATATTTTACGCCCTAAATACCGAGTGcagtgttttgtttattatacGTAGTATTATCCTACTGCTTCGACCAACCTTgttgtaaaataatttattgaCTTTCAAATCATAATAGCAAATGTCGAAAATACTCTTCATCATCCTAAAGCTTCAGTGTAacatatttactctctctctctctctctctctctctctctctctctctctctctcaatcaattaatcaatatAACTTGTGAACAAAATAAAACTTCACGCAGGCGTCTTTCTAAAACAGATATATCTCACAATACATTCattcaaaatatgattttatcaaaaaaatggACAGAAAATGTATACAGACTAGATCTTTCTTAACTACTGACAGAGCTTCTTGAACATGTCACAGTTTTTGACACTTAGAGCAAGGCTTCAGTGCGTATTGGAAGGCTTACAACGAATCGCGTTTCTGCTCTCGGAATCCTTTTTATTGCAATTGTTATTTTAGctagccttgtgccagcacgggctcttgctcctagagcagcccgtaattacTGCGAAAGTAACTTTTGATTTTCAGTTGGTGAGAATCGGATAAAAAAAGTTAACATTACGTTAAGTAATTCCTAACCTCGGATTTCGGCACTCAAGCATACTGACAGACGAAACCTGCACCCACCTTTACATTTCTTAAATATGTGCGTATATGAGAACTAGTACCTCACAGGGAATTTGTTTATtgctgtttgattgtttgtttgtttgtatggtgtttttacgttgcatggaaccagtggttattcagcaacgggatcaacggctttacgggacttccgaaccaagtcgagagtgaacacctatcaccagaaatacacatctctgacccctcaatggaatgcccgagaatcgcacTCGCAGctaccgaagtggcaggccaagatcataccgaccacgccatttcAAGCAATATTGTTGTGTCGTTTAAAACTCCGGCGCTTATATATTACCTTTATCCACGTGCATGCACACCGCGGCTCTTTGTTTATACATCGCTGTAGAAGTTctcagctccagaggtcctttattcctggaATGTCGGGTAACTGGAACATAAAGAGTCCAAGCGAAGTTGCAATTCATTTCTAACCTAATACCATTCTCCTTCCACTGCAGTACATTTATACCtattcattttactaatttatttttcattttattcatttattttaataagcgagatctcttctctctgcatttccctttacctcctcttccttcctcctaatgaacgccataatattctatggaagcttgaattttaagtcaatggtccctttggtgggtttgttccatatgaataggggtcttcgtcttctggataataataatgatactaataatcataatcataataatattgataataataatccagaaTTATATATCAGCGTATATCACGATACaatcttatatgtaattgtggattttttatgaaagattgttcttcacgagattgtgaatttcttaacaacaacaataatgataatctgACCACTCTCTCCGAACCAGGGCATGCCCTTCGACTTCGGCTACGCCGTCAGGGACGACGACAGCGGCCTCGACTTCGGCCACAACTCCAACTCAGACGGCAGACTCACCA
This portion of the Macrobrachium nipponense isolate FS-2020 chromosome 10, ASM1510439v2, whole genome shotgun sequence genome encodes:
- the LOC135223910 gene encoding cuticle protein 7-like isoform X1 → MYTKVALMCLVAVALARPDKPAPSGGYGYAPPTPAYAPPQPSYSAPQPSYSAPQPSYSAPQPSYSAPQPSYEKHEEGMPFDFEYAVKDHYKGVDFDHNSNSDGKVVNGQYRVVLPDGRTQIVSYTADHYNGYQAEVTYEGEAQYPEPQPYKPAPSYNAPAPSYSAPAPSYSAPAPTYEQPKPLYGAPQH
- the LOC135223910 gene encoding cuticle protein 19-like isoform X2, producing the protein MYTKVALMCLVAVALARPDKPAPSGGYGYAPPTPAYAPPQPSYSAPQPSYSAPQPSYEKHEEGMPFDFEYAVKDHYKGVDFDHNSNSDGKVVNGQYRVVLPDGRTQIVSYTADHYNGYQAEVTYEGEAQYPEPQPYKPAPSYNAPAPSYSAPAPSYSAPAPTYEQPKPLYGAPQH